Proteins from a genomic interval of Mesobacillus sp. S13:
- a CDS encoding type IV pilin protein gives MWDSKGYTLVELLAVIVIMGILAAIAVPVYVHFIDRYKEDLCEVNRVEMARLYGQFLNIEQIEHSSAAFTQFSHSMLDGDVCAVGGELTYADRTVECSVHGNHGSEDEGDDGGGVPFL, from the coding sequence TTGTGGGACTCAAAAGGCTACACATTGGTGGAGTTATTGGCTGTTATTGTAATTATGGGGATTTTGGCTGCGATTGCTGTTCCTGTTTATGTCCATTTTATTGACCGGTATAAAGAGGATTTGTGTGAGGTTAATCGGGTGGAGATGGCAAGGCTGTATGGGCAGTTTTTGAATATTGAGCAGATTGAGCATAGTTCGGCTGCTTTTACTCAGTTTTCTCACTCAATGCTTGATGGGGATGTTTGTGCGGTTGGTGGGGAGCTGACGTATGCGGATAGGACAGTTGAGTGTAGTGTGCATGGGAATCATGGAAGCGAGGATGAAGGTGATGATGGTGGTGGAGTTCCGTTTCTCTGA
- the galU gene encoding UTP--glucose-1-phosphate uridylyltransferase GalU: MKKVRKAIIPAAGLGTRFLPATKAMPKEMLPIVDKPTIQYIVEEAIASGIEDIIIVTGKGKRAIEDHFDFAHELEQNLMEKGKLDILERVRYSTNLADIHYIRQKEPKGLGHAVWCARNFIGDEPFAVLLGDDIVQSETPCLRQLIDHYEQTHSSVIGVQTVPDEETHRYGIVEPSVQSGRRYQVENFVEKPAPGTAPSNLAIMGRYVLTPEIFMFLDQMETGAGGEIQLTDAIQKLNQIQRVFAYDFEGKRYDVGEKIGFVKTTVEFALQNDELRVDLLAYLDEVMAKEKVK, encoded by the coding sequence TTGAAGAAGGTACGGAAGGCGATTATTCCTGCTGCTGGATTGGGTACTAGATTTTTGCCTGCTACTAAAGCGATGCCAAAGGAAATGCTGCCGATTGTTGATAAGCCGACTATCCAATACATAGTTGAAGAGGCGATTGCTTCTGGTATTGAAGATATTATCATTGTTACTGGTAAAGGTAAGCGTGCGATCGAGGATCATTTTGATTTTGCCCATGAGCTTGAGCAGAATCTGATGGAAAAGGGTAAGTTAGATATTCTTGAAAGGGTTCGGTATTCTACTAATCTTGCGGATATTCATTATATCAGGCAGAAGGAACCGAAGGGTTTGGGGCATGCGGTTTGGTGTGCGCGTAACTTTATTGGGGATGAGCCTTTTGCGGTGCTGCTTGGGGATGATATTGTTCAGAGTGAGACGCCTTGTCTGCGTCAGTTGATTGACCACTATGAGCAGACGCATTCTTCTGTGATTGGTGTGCAAACGGTGCCGGATGAAGAAACGCATCGTTATGGGATCGTTGAACCTTCGGTACAGAGTGGGAGAAGGTATCAGGTTGAGAATTTTGTAGAGAAGCCTGCTCCTGGGACTGCGCCCTCAAATCTTGCGATTATGGGGAGATATGTTCTTACTCCTGAGATCTTTATGTTCCTTGATCAGATGGAGACTGGTGCTGGTGGCGAGATTCAGTTGACGGATGCGATTCAGAAGTTGAATCAGATTCAGCGTGTGTTTGCTTATGACTTTGAGGGTAAGCGGTATGATGTTGGGGAGAAGATTGGATTTGTGAAGACCACTGTGGAGTTTGCGCTTCAGAATGATGAGTTGAGAGTTGACTTGCTTGCTTATCTTGATGAGGTTATGGCTAAGGAAAAAGTTAAATAA
- a CDS encoding polysaccharide biosynthesis protein, giving the protein MSYHKRLLLLAGLDSLIVFAAVYISYIPLHPSIETLIFENVFMSALVLLLCHHVFASIFLLYNKAWEYASVGELIGITKSVTLSILMLTLYQYIMDYHVYGRVLFSAWTLLILMIGGSRFWWRITRDRFLKPDKNMTQVLIVGAGQAGTLVARQLKNNRELGLMPAAFIDDDPKKYKLHILGIPVAGTSKDISAAVEKYKIDKIVIAIPSLKKEELTMIFEECTKTKIKPQIMPKIEDVMLGKVAVNSFRDVEVEDLLGREPIKLDIEGISEYVTGKTVLVTGAGGSIGSEICRQICSFEPAKLVLVGHGENSIYLIDMELRNKYGQQIEIVPVIGDVQDRERMFEVMEEHVPHVVYHAAAHKHVPLMEYNPREAVKNNVFGTKNVAEAADTFGVGTFVLVSTDKAVNPTNVMGSTKRIAEMIIQKLDQVSQTKFVAVRFGNVLGSRGSVIPLFKKQIQAGGPVTVTHPDMTRYFMTIPEASRLVIQAGSLARGGEIFVLDMGEPVKIVDLARNLITLSGYSTDDIPIRFSGLRPGEKMFEELLNEKEIHPEPIFPKIFIGKAVLEQEEEIEYLLEQFEHFNSGQLKEYVINLANRKKNRVFLVAK; this is encoded by the coding sequence ATGAGCTACCACAAACGTTTATTATTACTAGCCGGCCTTGATTCACTGATTGTGTTTGCAGCAGTATACATCAGTTATATACCACTGCATCCATCAATTGAAACCTTAATTTTTGAAAATGTTTTTATGAGCGCACTCGTCCTCTTGCTTTGCCACCATGTATTTGCATCAATATTCTTGCTTTACAACAAAGCATGGGAGTACGCCAGTGTCGGTGAATTGATAGGAATCACAAAGTCAGTCACGCTTTCAATCCTGATGCTGACCTTATACCAATACATAATGGACTACCATGTGTACGGTCGTGTGCTATTCAGCGCATGGACACTGCTGATCCTGATGATCGGGGGCAGCCGCTTCTGGTGGCGCATTACCAGAGACCGGTTCCTGAAACCGGATAAAAACATGACACAGGTACTAATCGTCGGTGCCGGACAAGCAGGCACACTCGTAGCGCGACAATTAAAGAACAATCGCGAATTAGGATTGATGCCCGCAGCCTTCATTGATGACGATCCAAAAAAGTACAAGCTGCATATCCTTGGTATCCCGGTAGCAGGTACAAGCAAGGACATCTCAGCAGCCGTTGAAAAATACAAAATCGATAAAATTGTCATTGCGATCCCGTCATTGAAAAAAGAAGAACTGACGATGATATTTGAAGAGTGTACTAAGACAAAAATCAAGCCGCAGATCATGCCGAAGATCGAAGACGTCATGCTAGGCAAAGTAGCCGTCAACAGCTTCCGCGATGTAGAAGTAGAAGACCTGTTAGGACGTGAACCGATTAAGCTGGATATTGAGGGGATTTCGGAATATGTCACTGGTAAAACTGTTCTGGTAACCGGGGCTGGTGGATCGATTGGGTCGGAGATTTGCCGGCAGATTTGCTCATTTGAACCAGCCAAACTTGTGCTTGTTGGGCATGGTGAGAATAGCATTTATTTGATTGATATGGAACTAAGGAATAAATACGGACAGCAGATTGAGATTGTGCCTGTAATTGGGGATGTTCAGGACCGCGAGCGGATGTTCGAGGTTATGGAAGAGCATGTGCCGCATGTTGTGTATCATGCGGCGGCTCATAAGCACGTTCCACTTATGGAATATAATCCAAGGGAAGCTGTTAAGAATAATGTTTTTGGTACGAAGAATGTTGCTGAGGCGGCTGACACCTTCGGTGTTGGTACATTCGTTCTGGTTTCAACTGACAAAGCGGTAAATCCAACGAATGTTATGGGTTCTACTAAACGGATTGCGGAGATGATTATACAAAAACTAGATCAGGTGAGTCAGACCAAATTTGTTGCGGTTAGATTTGGGAATGTGCTTGGAAGCAGGGGTAGTGTTATTCCGCTCTTTAAAAAGCAGATCCAGGCTGGCGGGCCTGTTACCGTTACTCATCCTGATATGACGCGATATTTTATGACGATTCCGGAAGCCTCGAGGCTTGTGATTCAGGCTGGGTCTCTTGCTCGTGGTGGAGAGATTTTTGTATTGGATATGGGTGAGCCGGTTAAGATTGTTGATCTTGCTAGAAACTTAATTACTCTTTCGGGTTATTCTACTGATGATATTCCTATTCGTTTTTCGGGACTGCGTCCTGGGGAGAAGATGTTTGAGGAGCTGTTGAATGAGAAGGAGATTCATCCTGAGCCGATTTTCCCTAAGATTTTTATTGGGAAGGCTGTTTTGGAACAGGAGGAGGAGATTGAGTATCTTCTTGAACAGTTTGAACACTTTAATTCTGGACAGTTGAAGGAGTATGTGATCAACCTGGCAAATCGCAAAAAGAACAGAGTGTTTTTAGTGGCGAAGTAG
- a CDS encoding tyrosine-protein phosphatase yields MIDLHCHILAGIDDGAQTMAESIEMARAAVNEGIDTIIATPHHKNGRYENSKQDIIQKTDELNKVLKAENIPVTILPGQEPAIHGELLKGITLGEVSTLNNTQYIFIELPAGHVPRYTDKLLYDLQMEGKIPVIVHPERNQEIIERPEILYQLIKNGALSQVTASSVCGIFGKKIKTFSEQLIEANLTHFIASDAHNTNKRTYHMADAFNKIDTLYGVDMIYFFKENAELLVRDQNVYKEVPQRVKKKKFLGIF; encoded by the coding sequence ATGATAGATTTACATTGTCATATACTAGCAGGAATAGACGATGGCGCACAAACGATGGCAGAAAGCATCGAAATGGCGCGGGCTGCGGTTAATGAAGGAATCGACACGATCATTGCGACCCCTCACCATAAAAATGGACGCTATGAAAATAGTAAACAAGACATCATCCAAAAGACGGATGAACTAAATAAAGTGTTGAAAGCGGAGAATATTCCTGTGACCATACTTCCTGGCCAGGAACCAGCGATACATGGAGAACTGCTGAAGGGAATCACTCTTGGTGAAGTCAGTACGCTGAACAACACACAATACATATTCATTGAGCTGCCGGCCGGCCATGTGCCGCGGTATACCGATAAGCTTCTGTATGATCTGCAGATGGAAGGCAAAATCCCGGTCATCGTTCATCCGGAACGAAACCAGGAAATCATCGAGCGTCCGGAGATTTTGTATCAACTGATCAAGAACGGCGCACTTTCGCAAGTAACTGCGTCAAGTGTTTGCGGAATATTCGGAAAAAAGATCAAGACTTTCTCAGAACAGCTGATTGAAGCCAATCTGACTCACTTTATCGCTTCAGATGCGCACAACACAAATAAGCGCACCTACCATATGGCGGACGCTTTTAACAAAATCGATACCCTTTATGGTGTGGACATGATCTATTTCTTCAAAGAAAATGCCGAGTTGCTGGTGCGGGATCAGAATGTATACAAAGAAGTGCCGCAACGCGTCAAAAAGAAAAAATTCCTTGGAATCTTCTAA
- a CDS encoding CpsD/CapB family tyrosine-protein kinase, with product MFKKKTKALGNSQRSLVTLHDPKSPISEQYRTIRTNIQFSSVDEEIKTLMVTSPGPAEGKSTTVANLAVVFAQQEKKVLLVDTDLRKPTVHYTFNLNNTYGLTSILSKQRTLADAVNKADQNNLSILTSGPIPPNPAELLGSHAMGQFLEDAKQEYDVILFDTPPVLAVTDAQILANKCDGALLVVYSGKTEMEEAAKSKELLTAAKGKLLGTVLNHKKLQSSDYYYYYGNK from the coding sequence GTGTTTAAGAAAAAAACAAAAGCTTTGGGCAACTCGCAGCGCAGCCTCGTCACACTGCATGATCCTAAATCACCGATTTCAGAACAATACCGGACAATCCGGACGAATATCCAGTTCTCTTCTGTCGATGAAGAAATCAAGACGCTGATGGTCACATCACCAGGACCAGCAGAAGGTAAATCAACAACTGTCGCAAACCTTGCTGTCGTGTTCGCGCAGCAGGAAAAAAAGGTGCTCCTCGTTGACACGGACTTAAGGAAGCCGACGGTGCACTATACATTCAATCTGAACAACACATACGGCCTGACTTCGATTCTATCAAAACAGCGGACACTGGCTGATGCTGTCAATAAAGCAGATCAAAATAATCTGTCCATCCTGACTAGTGGACCGATCCCGCCAAATCCGGCTGAGTTATTAGGTTCACATGCAATGGGACAATTCCTCGAGGATGCCAAACAGGAATACGATGTGATCCTGTTCGATACGCCACCAGTTCTTGCGGTAACAGATGCACAGATCCTTGCCAACAAATGTGACGGCGCCTTGCTAGTTGTCTACTCCGGTAAGACAGAGATGGAAGAAGCAGCTAAGTCAAAAGAGTTGCTGACAGCAGCAAAAGGTAAGCTACTGGGAACAGTGCTCAACCATAAAAAACTGCAAAGCTCAGACTATTATTATTACTATGGAAACAAATAA
- a CDS encoding YveK family protein: MEETISLKELLDTLKKRLWLILSITFAAVLASGIVSYFFLTPIYQASTQILVNQKQSDQAVYNPSVVQTNLQLINTYNGIIKSNRILDIVIKDMDLNMTAEQLKGSINVGSESESQIVNISVQNADKELAVDIANTIAKVFKKEVVEIMNVDNVSVLAEATDVQTQSPIKPKPPLNIAIALVVGLMAGVGLAFLLEYMDNTVKSAQDIEKQLGMPVLGVISVIDENQMAARKLKRDQREIERGESGV; encoded by the coding sequence TTGGAAGAAACAATAAGTTTAAAAGAATTGCTGGATACACTAAAAAAACGTCTATGGCTAATCCTTTCAATCACGTTTGCGGCAGTGCTGGCTAGCGGGATTGTAAGCTACTTCTTTTTAACCCCGATCTATCAGGCTTCGACACAAATTCTAGTCAACCAAAAGCAGAGCGATCAAGCTGTCTATAATCCTAGTGTTGTTCAGACAAATCTGCAGTTGATCAATACATACAACGGAATTATTAAGAGCAATCGAATTCTCGACATTGTCATCAAGGATATGGATTTAAATATGACTGCTGAGCAGCTGAAAGGCAGCATCAATGTCGGAAGTGAATCAGAATCACAAATTGTCAATATTTCCGTCCAAAATGCCGACAAAGAGCTGGCAGTGGATATTGCCAACACGATTGCGAAAGTCTTCAAGAAAGAAGTTGTCGAAATCATGAATGTCGACAATGTCAGCGTCCTTGCTGAAGCAACCGATGTTCAGACACAATCACCAATCAAGCCGAAACCGCCGCTTAACATCGCAATCGCATTGGTTGTCGGATTGATGGCAGGAGTGGGACTGGCTTTCCTTCTGGAGTATATGGACAATACGGTAAAAAGCGCACAGGATATTGAAAAACAATTGGGGATGCCTGTTCTTGGCGTCATCTCTGTCATTGATGAAAACCAGATGGCAGCAAGGAAATTAAAACGGGATCAAAGGGAAATTGAAAGAGGTGAAAGCGGTGTTTAA
- a CDS encoding SpoIID/LytB domain-containing protein, which produces MMRKLVAVVVLFIAIFALSAPGVKAEGTEPIVKVKLSHFIGQKDQLPLSIKGKYVIEGIEVRIILSEGRSYTLSTTAGGSVCVHEGSAELACGTSLDLKPVTSGSFIYLNKKAYNGIFNFTSEAGKIKPVNSIYMEDYVKGVVPEEMLSYWHPEALKAQALAARTYAVEKKENILSDTTSKQVYGGYLWAKEIDRAGYYVNSSAAVEATAGEYITHGGKPIDAVYSSSNGGLTELNSNYWTTSDPYPYLTVKPDPHDGLAKDEYVTNWKVLLQKQQIASSELEEPQPEEWWETVKEADEQFASRVKGNLLAQQGESPDNFKVVSVELFNLHTFTSGERFTQGDLHVKFIRKNSKDTDGRYNIDLFKGTIPAWEVAYLLGEDAVGIPKLRSRYVKNVIEADGVYTITGSGFGHGVGMSQYGAQNRARYDGQTYREILSFYYTGTEITKSYTKIADRNSYLANVNGWVIEDGIRTYYDGATRAKAAGWKQIDNNWYYFEEGQQFTGWLLWNNKKYYLNSEGIMQIGWLELDGKKYYLNQDGSMHIGWLTLGDKKYYFNQEGIMQTGVVTIDGTQFTFGEDGALEKLAGWIIENGKRSYYDPATGQKIQSGWKLIDNEWYYFENSAAKTGWVYWKYKWYYLDGDTGEMLTGWINDGSKRYYLNSDGIMQTGWLKYNNKWYFLAKGGAMHKGWLTDGGKKYYLKTDGIMAIGWLKIGTSWYYFHSSGEVDTGWLKWNNKWYYMNSNGVMQTGWEKVGTKWYYLASGGEMKTGWLKDGTKWYYLASSGIMQTGWVKVGTKWYYLYSSGAMAANTTIGGYRLGSDGAWIQ; this is translated from the coding sequence ATGATGAGGAAGTTAGTTGCGGTTGTTGTGTTGTTTATTGCGATATTTGCTCTTTCAGCACCCGGTGTGAAGGCTGAGGGGACAGAACCGATTGTTAAGGTTAAGTTATCGCATTTCATTGGCCAAAAAGATCAATTGCCTTTGAGTATTAAAGGAAAATATGTGATTGAGGGTATTGAAGTTAGAATTATTCTTTCCGAAGGAAGATCCTATACACTCTCTACCACTGCAGGGGGATCGGTTTGCGTGCATGAGGGAAGCGCGGAGCTGGCATGCGGGACATCATTAGACCTTAAGCCGGTCACATCGGGGAGTTTTATTTATCTGAACAAAAAAGCCTATAATGGCATTTTTAACTTCACTAGCGAAGCGGGGAAAATAAAGCCGGTCAATTCCATATACATGGAAGACTATGTAAAGGGTGTTGTACCAGAGGAAATGCTTTCATATTGGCACCCGGAAGCACTTAAAGCGCAGGCACTAGCCGCTAGAACATATGCAGTTGAGAAAAAGGAGAATATCTTAAGTGATACGACTTCCAAACAAGTATATGGCGGATATCTATGGGCAAAAGAAATCGATAGAGCCGGTTATTATGTGAATTCCAGCGCCGCCGTAGAGGCAACGGCTGGAGAGTATATTACTCACGGAGGAAAACCGATTGATGCAGTTTACTCTTCATCAAACGGCGGACTTACGGAATTGAATTCTAATTATTGGACTACATCAGATCCTTATCCGTATCTTACTGTAAAGCCAGACCCACACGACGGGCTGGCAAAGGATGAGTACGTGACGAACTGGAAAGTCCTGCTCCAGAAACAGCAAATAGCAAGCAGTGAATTGGAAGAACCACAGCCAGAAGAATGGTGGGAAACTGTCAAGGAAGCAGACGAGCAGTTTGCCAGCAGAGTGAAGGGAAATCTGCTTGCTCAGCAAGGTGAAAGCCCTGATAACTTTAAGGTAGTCAGCGTAGAACTATTCAACCTGCACACCTTCACATCAGGCGAACGCTTTACACAAGGCGACCTGCATGTAAAATTTATCCGTAAAAATTCGAAAGATACAGACGGAAGATACAATATTGATCTTTTCAAGGGAACAATCCCAGCGTGGGAAGTAGCCTATCTGCTTGGCGAGGATGCTGTCGGCATTCCTAAACTAAGAAGCCGCTATGTAAAAAATGTCATCGAAGCAGACGGCGTCTATACCATCACAGGATCAGGATTTGGCCACGGGGTCGGAATGAGTCAGTATGGTGCCCAGAACAGGGCGAGATATGATGGACAGACATACCGAGAGATTCTCTCATTCTATTATACTGGCACGGAAATAACCAAAAGCTACACAAAAATAGCAGACCGCAATTCATATCTTGCCAATGTCAATGGCTGGGTAATCGAAGACGGCATCCGCACTTACTACGACGGAGCCACAAGAGCAAAAGCAGCTGGCTGGAAGCAGATCGACAATAACTGGTACTACTTCGAGGAAGGACAGCAGTTCACTGGCTGGCTCTTATGGAACAATAAAAAGTACTATCTTAACAGTGAAGGAATCATGCAAATAGGCTGGCTGGAGCTCGACGGGAAGAAATATTACCTGAACCAGGATGGCTCAATGCATATCGGCTGGCTGACACTTGGCGATAAAAAATACTACTTCAACCAGGAAGGCATCATGCAAACCGGCGTGGTTACAATCGATGGCACCCAGTTTACTTTCGGTGAGGACGGTGCACTCGAAAAACTGGCAGGCTGGATTATTGAAAATGGCAAACGTTCATATTACGACCCTGCCACAGGCCAAAAAATCCAATCTGGCTGGAAGCTTATCGATAACGAATGGTATTACTTCGAAAACAGCGCAGCAAAAACGGGCTGGGTATATTGGAAATACAAATGGTATTACCTGGACGGTGACACAGGCGAAATGCTGACTGGCTGGATCAATGACGGGAGCAAACGCTATTACCTAAACAGCGATGGCATCATGCAGACAGGTTGGCTTAAATACAACAACAAATGGTACTTCCTTGCGAAGGGCGGAGCCATGCACAAGGGCTGGCTTACAGATGGCGGCAAGAAATATTACCTGAAAACAGACGGCATCATGGCAATAGGCTGGCTGAAAATCGGCACAAGCTGGTATTACTTCCACAGCTCTGGTGAGGTGGATACTGGCTGGCTGAAGTGGAATAACAAATGGTACTACATGAACAGTAATGGAGTCATGCAGACAGGGTGGGAAAAAGTCGGCACAAAGTGGTATTACCTTGCCTCTGGCGGCGAGATGAAAACAGGCTGGCTGAAAGACGGCACGAAATGGTACTACCTAGCTTCAAGCGGCATCATGCAGACAGGCTGGGTAAAGGTCGGTACGAAGTGGTATTACCTATACTCCAGCGGCGCCATGGCAGCCAATACAACAATCGGCGGCTACCGCCTCGGCAGTGACGGCGCGTGGATTCAATAA